In one Bosea sp. RAC05 genomic region, the following are encoded:
- a CDS encoding M23 family metallopeptidase encodes MNAHPEFNLPAEPLAPEAAALLVDLGIEPPIQPAGENQQPLDRRGVSLRWLAACGLVGSCGAALLGAAILVAMRGDTGVPEQPETVSARASSVAGEGGGARKGDKLVADQPVMAARHSVRAPMSQRVGNREVIRVRPFVRLASSLSLTTGVYATNIPPFNPLRLFAEGGQPNERYAEPIVDVPDADVTIVKRDLADVTIPAGRPQLGDAEVITQIEEERANLAASGRQRALPIPPQLMLSRTLGNAPSPASNLLAYAPATDTRFSGIEVRVVPENVTSAPKTPIAATREPLVEEKLLLAKRGENFEQVMRGGGAAPDQIRAMMTAFAGRVRTAPLPDGQVLQALYAPGLNPGDPRQIVRVSLMTNGQPDGTVAVNDRGLFVLVNLPRQELASPQRPQRRSEDDEDGDDEESGGARLYESIYETGMRHDLPRPLIDELVRIFSYDLDFQQRVRGGDNLEVIFTEEDEGERAEILSASLTIGGETRRVFRFQAPEDGLIDYFDEEGKSLKKFLLRKPIADGEMRSGFGMRYHPIMRYSKMHTGVDWANRIGTPILAAGNGTVIKAEWDSGYGRRIEIQHANGYVTTYSHQSAFAKGIAPGVKVRQGQVIGYLGSTGLSTGPHLHYEVLVNGSFVNPMKIRVPRGRELQGPALAEYKRQRDEIQVLIERAGGAVAQLR; translated from the coding sequence ATGAACGCCCATCCCGAGTTCAATCTGCCGGCCGAACCGCTCGCCCCCGAGGCCGCGGCGCTCCTGGTCGATCTCGGGATCGAGCCGCCGATCCAGCCCGCCGGCGAAAACCAGCAACCCCTCGACCGGCGCGGCGTCTCGCTGCGCTGGCTCGCCGCCTGCGGCCTCGTCGGCTCCTGTGGCGCGGCCCTGCTGGGCGCGGCGATCCTCGTCGCGATGCGCGGCGACACCGGCGTGCCGGAGCAGCCCGAGACGGTCTCGGCCCGCGCCTCTTCCGTGGCTGGCGAAGGCGGTGGCGCGCGCAAGGGCGACAAACTCGTCGCGGACCAGCCCGTGATGGCGGCGCGGCATTCGGTGCGGGCGCCGATGTCGCAACGCGTCGGCAACCGCGAGGTCATCCGCGTGCGGCCCTTCGTCAGGCTGGCCTCCAGCCTGTCGCTGACGACCGGCGTCTATGCGACCAACATCCCGCCCTTCAATCCGCTGCGGCTCTTCGCCGAGGGCGGCCAGCCCAACGAGCGCTACGCCGAGCCGATCGTCGACGTGCCCGATGCCGATGTCACGATCGTCAAGCGCGACCTCGCCGACGTGACGATTCCCGCCGGGCGGCCGCAGCTCGGCGACGCGGAGGTGATCACCCAGATCGAGGAGGAGCGCGCCAATCTCGCCGCCTCCGGCCGCCAGCGGGCCCTGCCGATCCCGCCGCAGCTGATGCTGAGTCGCACGCTGGGCAATGCCCCGTCACCGGCCAGCAATCTGCTCGCCTATGCCCCGGCGACCGACACCCGCTTCTCCGGCATCGAGGTCCGCGTCGTTCCCGAGAACGTCACCAGCGCCCCCAAGACCCCGATCGCCGCCACGCGCGAGCCCCTCGTCGAGGAAAAGCTTCTGCTCGCCAAGCGCGGCGAGAACTTCGAGCAGGTGATGCGTGGCGGCGGGGCCGCGCCCGACCAGATCCGCGCCATGATGACCGCCTTCGCCGGCCGCGTCCGCACCGCCCCGCTGCCGGACGGCCAGGTTCTGCAGGCTCTCTATGCGCCGGGCCTCAACCCGGGCGACCCGCGCCAGATCGTGCGCGTGTCGCTCATGACCAATGGCCAGCCGGATGGCACGGTGGCGGTCAACGACCGCGGCCTCTTCGTCCTCGTCAACCTGCCGCGGCAGGAGCTCGCCAGTCCGCAGCGGCCGCAGCGCCGGTCCGAGGACGACGAGGACGGGGATGACGAGGAAAGCGGCGGCGCGCGTCTCTATGAGAGCATCTACGAGACCGGGATGCGGCATGACCTGCCGCGGCCGCTGATCGACGAGCTCGTCCGCATCTTCTCCTATGATCTCGATTTCCAGCAGCGCGTGCGCGGCGGCGACAATCTCGAGGTCATCTTCACCGAGGAGGACGAAGGCGAGCGCGCCGAGATCCTGTCGGCCTCGCTGACCATCGGCGGCGAGACGCGCCGGGTCTTCCGCTTCCAGGCGCCGGAGGACGGCCTCATCGATTATTTCGACGAGGAGGGGAAGTCGCTGAAGAAGTTCCTGCTGCGCAAGCCGATCGCCGATGGCGAGATGCGCTCGGGCTTCGGCATGCGCTACCACCCGATCATGCGCTATTCGAAGATGCATACCGGCGTCGACTGGGCCAACCGCATCGGCACGCCGATCCTCGCCGCCGGCAACGGCACCGTGATCAAGGCGGAATGGGATTCCGGCTATGGCCGCCGCATCGAGATCCAGCACGCCAACGGCTATGTCACGACCTATTCGCACCAGTCGGCCTTCGCCAAGGGCATCGCGCCCGGCGTCAAGGTGCGCCAGGGCCAGGTCATCGGCTATCTCGGCTCGACCGGCCTCTCGACCGGGCCTCATCTGCATTACGAGGTCCTGGTCAATGGCAGCTTCGTCAACCCGATGAAGATCCGCGTGCCGCGCGGCCGCGAGCTC